agcttCAGTCTCAGCCTGGGTCATGTTATTATTCTGTCTGGGGGCTTCAGTATTCAGCCTGGGTCATGTTAATATTCTGTCTGGGGGCTTCAGTATTCAGCCTGGGTCATGCtttattattcatgttattattctGTCTGGGGGCTTCAGTATTCAGCCTGGGTCATGttattattctgtctgtctgggggcttCAGTCTTCAGCCTGGGTCATGTTATTATTCTGTCTGGGGGCTTCAGTATTCAGCCTGGGTCATGTTAATATTCTGTCTGGGGGCTTCAGTATTCAGCCTGGGTCATGTTATTATTCTGTCTGGGGGCTTCAGTATTCAGCCTGGGTCATGTTATTATTCTGTCTGGGGGCTTCAGTATTCAGCCTGGGTCATGTTATTATTCTGTCTGGGGGCTTCAGTATTCAGCCTGGGTCATGTTATTATTCTGTCTGGGGGCTTCAGTATTCAGCCTGGGTCATGTTATTATTCTGTCTGGGGGCTTCAGTATTCAGCCTGGGTCATGTTAATATTCTGTCTGGGGGCTTCAGTATTCAGCCTGGGTCATGTTAATATTCTGTCTGGGGGCTTCAGTATTCAGCCTGGGTCATGTTAATATTCTGTCTGGGGGGGCTTCAGTGGGGGCTTCAGTCATTCAGCCTGGGTCATGTTATTATTCTGTCTGGGGGCTTCAGTATTCAGCCTGGGTCATGTTAATATTCTGTCTGGGGGCTTCAGTATTCAGCCTGGGTCATGTTATTTGTAGAAAAAAGGTTATGTCTGTTTTTTTTCTATACATTGAACGGATCTTCCTTTCGTCTGCCTCCTTTTCACGACTTTGGATGTGACTAAAAGCATGTGGGTAGCAGTTGTTCAAGGCGTCCTAACTCATCTGTATGGGCTGGTACAAGAGCGTGGACCCCAGTCTTACtgtactttggataaaagtgtctgctacaTGGCACGTATTACTGTACCGTCGACAGACATGACAGCTGTGACCTCATCACTTCTCCAAATACTCTTTGATCTTCAGAAGCCTGCAATGTTCCGGAGGCCCAGTCAATTATTACTGTCTGTCAGTGATGAAATCCACTTGTGGTTTTCATTCCCTCAGAATGCGTTCGTGGTGATTAACGCTGATCCATTTCCTTCTGTGTCCTGCTCCCAGCTTCTGCTGCTTTAGTTGCTGTGACAATGAAGATGAGCAAAAATTCTCCTCCATTTCAGTCGTTGCTGTTCGATATTTCTCCAATAGATGTTTCTTTGTGTGTACTCCTGCTGAAACACGCTGTGGATATAGATGTTTCTTTGTGTGTACTCCTGCTGAAAcaagctgtggatatagatgttTCTTTGTGTGTACTCCTGCTGAAAcaagctgtggatatagatgttTTTGCCTGCTGTACCAACCTAGAACGAGGGGCCCCACCTAACTCTACTCTATCTTGACCTCAATGggacttcctggttaaataaaggttaacaaatacatgtctctctctgtgtatctgctctAGGAGCTCAGCACCGCGTCGGTAGTGGCACATTGACCAGTCTGTGGTCTCCCTACCTGGCACCTGGTGGTGTAGTGGCACATTGaccagtctgtggtctcctcACCTGGCACCTGGTGGTGTAGTGGCACATTGaccagtctgtggtctcctcACCTGGCACCTGTGTGGTGCACATTGaccagtctgtggtctcctcACCTGGCACCTGGTGGTGTAGTGGCACATTGaccagtctgtggtctcctcACCTGGCACCTGGTGGTACCATCGGTCACAATGGGCCGAACACCTCAGAAAGGTCAGCACTTTTTTTTAATGCTTTGTGTGCGGATTGGTTCTATTATTTTCTATTCTACTCTAAAGTGTATTCATAAGAGGTTGAATTGTCTCCTTTTCAGAGccaaaagaagagaggagggagaaacctGAGAGAAGTAACCCCTCTCCGGGAACCGGCCCCCCCTCTCTGGATAAATCTAATGGTATTAAACACGTTTCCTGCAATGTTCCTCTCTGTCACAATGTAGCGGAACCTACGACTGTCAGATAGTATGAACTTTGCCCTTTTGTTTCGCCAGAACCCTTCAGTTGGGAGGAGTACCTTAAGGAAACGTCATCCACAGCCGCTTCTCCCAGCTGTTTCAGACAGGTAGATATGACCCAGTAACTACAACACTAAGGGCTGCTTTAGGACAGGTAGATATGACCCAGTAACTACAACACTAAGGGCTGCTTTAGGACAGGTAGATATGACCCAGTAACTACAACACTAAGGGCTGCTTTAGGACAGGTAGATATGACCCAGTAACTACAACACTAAGGGCTGCTTTAGGACAGGTAGATATGACCCAGTAACTACAACACTAAGGGCTGCTTTAGGACAGGTATATATGACCCAGTAACTACAACACTAAGGGCTGCTTTAGGACAGGTAGATATGACCCAGTAACTACAACACTAAGGGCTGCTTTGGGACAGGTAGATATGACCCAGCAACTACAACACTAAGGGCTGCTTTAGGACAGGTAGATATGACCCAGTAACTACAACACTAAGGGCTGCTTTGGGACAGGTAGATATGACCCAGCAACTACAACACTAAGGGCTGCTTTAGGACAGGTAGATATGACCCAGTAACTATAACACTAAGGGCTGCTTTAGGACAGGTAGATATGACCCAGTAACTACAACACTAAGGGCTGCTTTAGGACAGATAGATATGACCTGTAACTATTcctagatctgagaggattggaaAAGGTCAACAATTTGGTAACAATAGGTTTAGATAAAACTCTGCCTAACATAACATTAGGTTTAGATAAAACTCTGTCTAACATAACATTAGGTTTAGATAAAACTCTGTCTAACATAACATTAGGTTTAGATAAAACTCTGCCTAACATAACATTAGTTTTAGATAAAACTCTGCCTAACATAACATTAGGTTTAGATAAAACTCTGCCTAACATAACATTAGGTTTAGATAAAACTCTGCCTAACATAACATTAGGTTTAGATAAAACTCTGTCTAACATAACATTAGGTTTAGATAAAACTCTGTCTAACATAACATTAGGTTTAGATAAAACTCTGTCTAACATAACATTAGGTTTAGATAAAACTCTGTCTAACATAACATTAGGTTTAGATAAAACTCTGTCTAACATAACATTAGGTTTAGATAAAACTCTGTCTAACATAACATTAGGTTTAGATAAAACTCTGACTAACATAACATTAGGTTTAGATAAAACTCTGCCTAACATAACATTAGGTTTAGATAAAACTCTGCCTAACATAACATTAGGTTTAGATAAAACTCTAACATAACATTAGGTTTAGATAAAACTCTGACTAACATAACATTAGGTTTAGATAAAACTCTGACTAACATAACATTAGGTTTAGATAAAACTGACTAACATAACATTAGGTTTagatagggaaagggggatacctagtcagttgtacaactgaatgcattcaactgaaacgtgtcttccgcatttaacccagcccctctgaatcagagaggagcGGAGGGCCGACCTTAATCCACATCCACTTCTTTGGcgaccggggaacagtgggttaacttccttgttcaggggcagaatgacagatactTTTTTCTcttccagttactggcccaacgctcttcaccactaggctacctaccgcccctacactcttaaccactaggctacctaccactaggctacctaccgagGCTCCCTACCGCTAACCCTACAacacttaaccactaggctacctaccgcccctacactcttaaccactaggctacctaccgccccaggctacctaccgcccctacactcttaaccactaggctacctaccgcccctacactcttaaccactaggctacctacatcccctaacactcttaaccactaggctacctaccgcccctacactcttaaccactaggctacctaccgcccctacactcttaaccactagtttacctaccgcccctacactcttaaccactaggctacctaccgccccaggctacctaccgcccctacactcttaaccactaggctacctaccgcccctacactcttaaccactaggctacctaccgcccctacactcttaaccactaggctacctaccgcccctacactcttaaccactagtctacctaccgcccctacactcttaaccactaggctacctaccgcccctacactcttaaccactaggctacctaccgcccctacactcttaaccactagtctacctaccgcccctacactcttaaccactagtctacctaccgCTACCcctacactcttaaccactaggctacctaccgcccctacactcttaaccactaggctacctaccgcccctacactcttaaccactagtctacctaccgcccctacactcttaaccactaggctacctaccgcccctacactcttaaccactaggctacctaccgcccctacactctaaccactagtttaCCTACCGCCCCATATAAGCAGATCATTCCGTTATTGACTGATCCATTgccctcctgtctcccccagtCCCGTTTCCCTCCCAGTAATGACTTCAAGGCTGGTATGAAGCTGGAAGCCCACGACCCTCGGAACAACACGTCCATCTGCATCGCCACggtgatgggtatgatgggtacaCGTCTGCGTCTCCGTCTGGACGGGAGTGACAACACCAACGATTTCTGGAGACTGGTGGACTCCTCAGACATCCAGCCTATAGGGatgtgtgagaggagaggagacatgttaCAGCCACCTCTGGGTAAGGCTACATAGAGAGATATGACATGTTACAGCCACCTCTGGGTAAGGCTACATAGAGAGATATGACATGCTACAGCCACCTCTGGGTAAGGCTACATAGAGAGATATGACATGTTACAGCCACCTCTGGGTAAGGCTACATAGAGAGATATGACATGCTACAGCCACCTCTGGGTAAGGCTACATAGAGAGATATGACAGTTTATTATACATCCAGcctgtgagaggagaggagacatgctACAGCCACCTCTGGGTAAGGCTACATAGAGAGATATGACATGTTACAGCCACCTCTGGGTAAGGCTACATAGAGAGATATGACATGCTACAGCCACCTCTGGGTGAGGCTACATAGAGAGATATGACATGTTACAGCCACCTCTGGGTAAGGCTACATAGAGAGATATGACATGTTACAGCCACCTCTGGGTAAGGCTACATAGAGAGATATGACATGTTACAGCCACCTCTGGGTAAGGCTACATAGAGAGATATGACATGTTACAGCCACCTCTGGGTAAAGGCTACATAGAGAGATATGACATGTTACAGCCACCTCTGGGTAAGGCTACATAGAGAGATATGACATGCTACAGCCACCTCTGGGTGAGGCTACATATAGAGAGATATGACATGTTACAGCCACCTCTGGGTAAGGCTACATAGAGAGATATGACATGTTACAGCCACCTCTGGGTAAGGCTACATAGAGAGATATGACATGTTACAGCCACCTCTGGGTAATGCTACATAGAGAGATATGACATGCTATAAGACTTTATTACAGTTTATTATACATCCAGCCTATAGGGACCTGCTGGGTAAAGGCTGCACTATATCCTGAAATGTGCTACATAGAAATAACATATAATGTTATAACATATTATCGCTTATAACACATTAGaacatattatattataacatattataacacaacatattataacataacacattataacataacatattataacataacatattataacataacatattataacacattataacatattataacatattataacatattataacatattataacataacatattataacataacatattataacataacatattataacatattataacatattataacatattataacatattataacataacatattataacataacatattataacatattataacatattataacataacatattataacatattataacatattataacatattataacatattatataacatattatattataacatattataacatattataacatattataacatattataacatattataacataacatattataacacataacatattataacatattataacatattataacatattataacataacatattataacacattataacataacatattataacataacatattataacatattataacatattataacataacatattataacattataacatattatattataacatattataacatattataacatattataacatattataacatatcatataacatattataacatattataacataacatattataacacatattataacataacatattataacatattataacacatattataacatattataacataacatattataacatattatattatattataacatattataacataacatattataacatattataacataacatattataacatattataacataacatattataacatattataacataacatattataacataacatattataacataacatattataacatattataacatattataacatattataacataacatattataacatattataacataacatattataacatattataacataacatattataacatattatataacatattataacatattataacataacatattataacataacatattataacatattataacataacatattataacatattataacatattataacatattataacatattataacatatcatataacatattataacatattataacataacatattataacatattataacatattataacatattataacataacatattataacatattataacataacatattataacataacatattataacataacacattataacatattataacataacatattataacatattatattataacatattataacataacatattatataacatattatataacatattataacatattataacataacatattataacatattataacatattataacatattataacatattataacatattataacatattataacatattataacatattataacatattataacatattataacataacatattataacataacatattataacatattataacatatttataacatattataacatattatattataacatattataacataacatattataacatattataacatattataacatattataacatattataacatattataacataacaattataacatattataacatattataacataacatattataacatattataacatattatattataacatattataaatattataacataacatattataacatattataacatattattataacatattataacatattataacataacatattataatattataacatattataacatattataacataacatattataacatattataacatattataacatattataacataattatattataacatattataacatattataacatattataacatattatataacatattataacataacatattataacatattataacataacatattataacatattataacataacatattataacataacatattataacatattataacataacatattataacataacatattataacataacatattataacataacatattataacatattataacatattataacataacatattataacatattataacatatattataacatattataacataacatattataacataacatattataacatattataacataacatattataacatattataacataacatattataacatattataacatattataacataacatattataacatattataacatattataacatattataacatattataacatattataacataacatattatattataacatattataacata
The window above is part of the Oncorhynchus gorbuscha isolate QuinsamMale2020 ecotype Even-year unplaced genomic scaffold, OgorEven_v1.0 Un_scaffold_3593, whole genome shotgun sequence genome. Proteins encoded here:
- the scmh1 gene encoding polycomb protein SCMH1 — encoded protein: MGRTPQKEPKEERREKPERSNPSPGTGPPSLDKSNEPFSWEEYLKETSSTAASPSCFRQSRFPPSNDFKAGMKLEAHDPRNNTSICIATVMGMMGTRLRLRLDGSDNTNDFWRLVDSSDIQPIGMCERRGDMLQPPL